Proteins encoded in a region of the Streptomyces sp. NBC_00310 genome:
- a CDS encoding transglycosylase family protein: MLFSSKGKHRRPSKAARAIAVAGVTGAAAIAAPLMVAGSASAATASEWDTVAQCESGGNWSINTGNGYYGGLQFSASTWAAYGGTQYASTADQASKAQQIAIAEKVLAGQGKGAWPVCGTGLSSASYDGAAASSGNSDSGSSSQESTQKSTEKSSQETRASRSSERATVETPTGKKVEKGDGEYKVVSGDTLSAIAEKKNVKGGWEKLFELNKDIIDDADFIYPGQQLHLS, encoded by the coding sequence ATGCTGTTTTCCAGCAAGGGCAAGCACCGCCGTCCGTCCAAGGCGGCTCGCGCCATCGCCGTCGCCGGTGTCACCGGTGCCGCCGCCATCGCCGCTCCGCTGATGGTCGCCGGCAGCGCCTCCGCCGCCACCGCCTCCGAGTGGGACACCGTCGCCCAGTGCGAGTCCGGCGGGAACTGGTCCATCAACACCGGTAACGGCTACTACGGCGGTCTGCAGTTCTCCGCCTCCACCTGGGCCGCCTACGGCGGTACGCAGTACGCCTCCACCGCCGACCAGGCGAGCAAGGCCCAGCAGATCGCGATCGCCGAGAAGGTCCTCGCGGGCCAGGGCAAGGGTGCCTGGCCCGTCTGCGGCACCGGCCTGTCCAGCGCCTCGTACGACGGCGCCGCCGCCTCCAGCGGCAACTCGGACTCCGGTTCCTCCTCGCAGGAGAGCACCCAGAAGAGCACCGAGAAGAGCAGCCAGGAGACCCGCGCCTCCCGCTCCTCCGAGCGCGCCACCGTCGAGACCCCGACCGGCAAGAAGGTCGAGAAGGGCGACGGCGAGTACAAGGTCGTCAGCGGCGACACCCTCAGCGCCATCGCCGAGAAGAAGAACGTCAAGGGTGGCTGGGAGAAGCTCTTCGAGCTGAACAAGGACATCATCGACGACGCCGACTTCATCTACCCGGGCCAGCAGCTCCACCTGAGCTGA